In a genomic window of Panthera tigris isolate Pti1 chromosome D4, P.tigris_Pti1_mat1.1, whole genome shotgun sequence:
- the TAL2 gene encoding T-cell acute lymphocytic leukemia protein 2: MTRKIFTNSRERWRQQNVNSAFAKLRKLIPTHPPDKKLSKNETLRLAMRYINFLVKVLGEQTLQQTGVTAQGNILGLFPQGSHLPDRTLLGDYQVPSLDPSHHIA, translated from the coding sequence ATGACCAGGAAGATCTTCACAAATAGCAGGGAGCGGTGGAGACAGCAGAATGTCAACAGCGCCTTTGCCAAGCTGAGGAAGCTCATTCCCACTCACCCTCCGGACAAAAAGCTGAGCAAAAATGAAACCCTTCGCCTGGCAATGAGGTATATCAACTTCTTGGTCAAGGTCTTGGGGGAGCAAACCCTGCAGCAAACGGGAGTGACCGCTCAGGGAAACATTCTGGGACTCTTTCCCCAAGGATCCCACCTGCCGGACAGGACTCTGCTCGGTGACTACCAGGTTCCTTCACTTGACCCAAGCCACCACATTGCATAG